AGCTTCAAATGCTTGGAATGTGAGAGCAGATGCTTTACAAGTCAACTTTGGAAATCAAGAAATGGATAAGAACATGACTCAACATGTCACAAATGAGTGTATAAATCTGACGATTGTTGAGATACAGAAGAAGGGTACATACATCTCAAATGGATGGGTTCTCTTTAAAAACTATCAGACACCTTGGTTGAGAAATGAACAGAGCTGTGTATCTATCTCCTCTACTGGAGTTGATCACATAACTGCAGATAATGACTGGTCTCAATTAAGGTGGATACAACAAAGTTCTTCTAAGAATAATGTCAAAGAGGGTGTCGTAACATTACTCTACAACATCATTAGACATCACTTCATCAAATATTTTGTGGAAGACAAAGTTAATACATTGAAGCATGTGGCCACTGATCTACAGATtgctgatatttttacaaaggccttagatgcaaatcaatttgagaAGTTTGAGGGTAAGTTAGGCATTTTCCTTCATGaagaattatagcaattaattctATTTGGGGAATATATTTTGGGCCTTTTAATTATTCAATATTTGAAATATCCTCTAATTGATTACTATATCAAGTTCCCTCTTATTTCTCCATTACACCAAAAGGCTGCTCTCTACCCTATTGTCTTCAATAACTCAAATTTGTTCTTGAATTTTTCTCTCACTCTCCACAATCATGTCTCAAGAATTTTTCTGAAATACTTCAAGATGTCGCAACAATCAGATTCTTCCTTTCCCAAGAAGTTGTCCCCCACCGATGCTCCCGACTTTGTTACAAAAACTGAACCGGTTAACCCTAATCTAGTTCTTAATGTTGCTCCATTAAGAATGGTTAGTgctgatgatctgaagatcaagaAATCTCGAACTCCACATGCAAGAAGACCCAAGGAAACTGTTCAAGCGAAGGATGCGAATCCTTCTCTGTCCACTTCTCGTGCGAACTTACCCAAGGAAGGATCAAAGTATGTTAACGAAGCCATTACTAAAATTGTTACTAGTATCTTGGATGAACAACATCAGGTCCCTGGGATATCCGGTCCTCTAAAATTTGTGATCCCTGAACCCGCTGCTGTACCTAGGGAAAACATCATAGGGAAGTCCTCTAATGATAATGATGCCCACATGGTTGATGATGATGTACACACTCCTGATGGTGGTGTACAAATGACTGAGGAGGaagagaatgatgatgatgttcatAAAGACCATGATAATGTAGATGTCACTGAGGATGTCAATGACATTGGGAATACTGGTGCTGATGCTGGTACAGGTACTACTACAAGTACAGACACACATGTTGTGGACCTTGATAACTATTCTGATAATGATCTGGTAGCTGTTGTGAACCCTAGCATAGCCCAAAGGCTCATGAATAGGAGGAAAGGTAAGGGTGTTGTAAAAAGTTCTCCCAAGAGAAAAGTTGCTCCTAAAAGTCCCTCTACTGACTCTATCAAGAAGAAAAGTGCCTCTACAGGTCCCATTAAGAGCAGAGCTGTATCTCAGAGTGTTTCTGTTGATCCTACCAAATCTTGGAGCAAGGTGGTCCCCAAGATAAGGAAGGCTCAAGCTATTGTTGACTCTGACTctgatgttgatgttgatgttcaATACATTCCACTAATGAAGAAGCCAAC
The genomic region above belongs to Vicia villosa cultivar HV-30 ecotype Madison, WI unplaced genomic scaffold, Vvil1.0 ctg.002350F_1_1, whole genome shotgun sequence and contains:
- the LOC131638612 gene encoding uncharacterized protein LOC131638612 codes for the protein MSQQSDSSFPKKLSPTDAPDFVTKTEPVNPNLVLNVAPLRMVSADDLKIKKSRTPHARRPKETVQAKDANPSLSTSRANLPKEGSKYVNEAITKIVTSILDEQHQVPGISGPLKFVIPEPAAVPRENIIGKSSNDNDAHMVDDDVHTPDGGVQMTEEEENDDDVHKDHDNVDVTEDVNDIGNTGADAGTGTTTSTDTHVVDLDNYSDNDLVAVVNPSIAQRLMNRRKGKGVVKSSPKRKVAPKSPSTDSIKKKSASTGPIKSRAVSQSVSVDPTKSWSKVVPKIRKAQAIVDSDSDVDVDVQYIPLMKKPTTSKLAISVPEVPIDNISFHYPSSVNRWKYVHHKRLALERELAQNVLENKEIMDLIHEAGLMKTVVHLPKCYEILVKKFIVNLSEDCADRKLKDFRKVYVRGKCDLLLDCYQQFSWKI